One window from the genome of Sesamum indicum cultivar Zhongzhi No. 13 linkage group LG15, S_indicum_v1.0, whole genome shotgun sequence encodes:
- the LOC105177571 gene encoding zinc finger protein CONSTANS-LIKE 2, producing the protein MLKVENSAGNDPGGARYNWLSSRRQPFWLCEACERAPAAFLCKADAASLCAACDSDIHSANPLARRHHRVPIPQVPNTLYGPSAPGLITGPAAGDAEEEFLTQEADETVDGEDEDEAASWLLLNPVKNGDNQSHDNGPTAALFGGTMDEYLDLDDYNSCQNSQFNEHFTNQQQHYSDSVVPTQYQKVKDCFQLGLEYEVSNTAYSYPNSMSHNVSLSPMDVGVVPESTMTEISISHQRPPKGTIDLFSGPPIQVPTQLTPMDREARVLRYREKKKTRKFEKTIRYASRKAYAETRPRIKGRFAKRKDVGVEVEQMFAAPLMGESEYGIVPSF; encoded by the exons ATGCTGAAAGTCGAAAACAGCGCCGGAAACGACCCCGGAGGCGCCAGATACAACTGGCTTTCGTCCCGCCGCCAGCCGTTCTGGCTGTGCGAAGCCTGTGAACGCGCTCCGGCAGCCTTCCTATGCAAGGCTGACGCCGCGTCCCTCTGTGCGGCCTGTGATTCTGATATCCACTCCGCCAACCCTCTCGCCCGCCGCCACCATCGCGTACCCATTCCGCAGGTTCCTAATACACTCTACGGCCCTTCTGCTCCTGGATTAATAACTGGGCCGGCGGCAGGAGATGCAGAGGAAGAATTCTTGACTCAGGAAGCTGATGAGACTGTTGatggagaagatgaagatgaagcaGCTTCATGGCTGCTGCTGAATCCTGTCAAGAATGGCGACAACCAAAGCCATGACAACGGGCCGACGGCAGCGCTCTTTGGTGGAACGATGGATGAGTATTTGGACCTTGATGACTACAATTCATGCCAGAATAGTCAGTTCAATGAGCACTTCACCAACCAGCAGCAACATTACAGCGACAGCGTTGTGCCAACACAGTACCAGAAAGTAAAGGATTGTTTTCAATTGGGCTTGGAGTATGAGGTCTCCAACACTGCATACAGCTATCCTAATTCAATGTCTCACAAT GTTTCCCTATCACCAATGGATGTTGGAGTAGTTCCAGAATCAACAATGACTGAAATTTCCATCTCCCACCAACGGCCCCCGAAAGGGACGATCGATCTTTTCTCAGGCCCTCCAATCCAGGTGCCGACTCAGCTGACTCCAATGGACAGAGAAGCCCGAGTTCTGAGGTacagagagaagaagaagacgaGGAAGTTCGAGAAGACAATAAGGTACGCATCAAGAAAAGCTTATGCAGAAACCAGACCCCGGATCAAAGGTCGATTCGCCAAGAGAAAAGATGTTGGAGTCGAAGTGGAGCAGATGTTTGCTGCACCTCTAATGGGAGAAAGTGAATATGGAATTGTTCCATCATTCTGA